The genomic stretch GAACTCGAGCTTCCTCGTAATATCCCTGAGAAAGTCGATTAAGGGTCTGACCCAGTATCTCCCGCGCCATAGTGCGTACCGAACGCCATGTGCTCATCGATTCATCCAGAACGCGGCCGTGCTGGTCACGGGACCTCCCGCCGACATAATCGAAGGTTAAATTGCCGATAAAGGGTGCCGTCAGCGCAGCATGCACAGCCGCGGCCGCCATAACCTTCGTCCCCGCGGTGAAATTCACTACCATTTCATCCGCGTCAGAATGGACTCTGAATACCTCGCGAAAGACCTCAATGCACAGGTCAATGTCCTCGGGATCCTCCAGTTCCTTTGTATCCACAGCCAATCCCTTACTGGCAGCAAACTGCCTTACGCTGTTGGCAACCTCAAGAGGTGATGGCTGCTGGCCGGGGAATGGCCGACCATATACCAGGACAACGTTTGTCCCGTCAATGGCCTCGATGTCTGCTATAGATTTCCTTATCGGTTCAAGGGTATTCCCGACCGTGATAACAAAAGTTTTCTTCATCAATTTTCACCTCTCTCAGTAGCTTCCAAAAGCCAAGTGCATCCAGCGCGGCGGAACCACCGTCTGCCTTTCCAGCTTTCCTCGACAAACCTGACGAAGAACTCCTGCCCTAAATTTATGGCTACCGCCAGCAACTCAATACGGCGCGCTGCCCAATATAGCCAACGTGATTGCGTCATCATACTACAGGCGGCTCACCATTGAGTAGAGACGCAATGAATTTAGGGATAACCGCAGCCATACTCGGCGCCGGGGTCTTGCATTGGGCCGGAAACGTTGAAATACCATAATCCGACGGTCTTGAGGCCGTAGAGTTCATAGAAATTCCGCGCATATCATTCGTCCGCAAACTTAGCCGTGGCGTAGGACGAAACCGGCGGGGGGAACGCCGACTCCTTGGTTTTCAGCAACGGCGTTGGCACGCATACACTCACCGCATCGTCCTCCTGCAAATGGTTGAAATCAGTAGTAGGCAAGAATCTCTTCTCCTGCAATGCGATGGCAACGACCTCGGATGGAACATCCACCACGTAGGACTCACCTCGCTGAATGCTCCCTACTCTTAGAGAATCCACCTCGAATCCAATACCCTTGTAGCTAGCCCGGCAGAACTCCATTGCAAGCGGAAGACCGACGTATCCGAGCCCCATAACTCCCAACCTGGCTGATCTTGAAAGGATCCTTTTTCTGATGAATATCAGCATCTTAACTCCTCAGATGCTTGTATTGGCTTACGCACACAGGGCATGGCTACCAGATATGGCGAAACTTAACCGTTTAGTCATCCCATTACCCCTCCGCCGCCCCTGTCGTCTAAGCCTGATGGCACCAAAGCCCATCTCTATGTTGACACATTGCTCCCAAAATTACAGGAACCCCGCTACGCCATAACTGTCCCGGTTGGCTCCAACCTATAATCTGCGGGCAAGGTGGCATTAGTAAATCTGAACTCCCTCTCTTCGGGATCTACCAGGACTTTGAGCCTCATGCGGCACTCAAAACCTTCTGAGGTCAACGAAAACTCTAATATATCCATAATTCTTGAGTAAAGGCTCCATTCTATTGCCGCGTTCCTCTGCAAAGAGTCTTTGTCCCTGACCTCGCCACGAGCGAATGCTGATTGCACCTTATATATCCAGTCGCCAATAGCATAACTCAAATGCAACGTAGGATCTACCCTCACTGGCCGTGATGCCTCATCTAATATATCAAGAAGCTCACCATACCTATGACGAAACTGTTCCTCGCTCAATTCGACGGTCAAGAGATAATCGCGTTCTCTCTCGTAAGCCTCACTTTTTTTTGTTTCGCCTGGTGGTAGGTAGATATTCCCCGCATAACCTGACAAATAGCTCTCCAACGTCCCCCTTGATAGCAGATAGACACCGCATCGCCTGAAAGCCTCAAGGATCTTCCCAAATCTACCTATAATAAAATCTATCCTTTCGGCCTCGGTCGGCGTTAGTCTTTTGATCTCCTGCGAAATGAACCTAAGAGCAAGTAAGAATGCATAACGGAGCTTAGGACGCTTGTCTTCATCCCTAGCTTCCTGTATCCGATGAAAGGCCTCGCAAAACTGCGGAAATGATTCACTCACTGCCACATCGGGCTTAAGCAATTCGACCCCAACGCCTCTTAGACACTCATCAATTGCTTTCTCCATTTCACCGATCCTAGACATCAAATCAACTCCGACACCCTCGTTTTGCAGGTAATCTCGGGAACGGCAATCATACGATGTTGACTGCCTTAATCTTCCATTGAAGAGGGTATCTAGATCCGCTATGAAGGCGGCTTCAATATCTAGCTTCCTACATAACCTGAAAAACAGATCCATCTCATCCTTACCACCGACGTCAATGATGCAACTACCCGATGCTCCTAGTAGTCTCCCTCTCTTTTCCTGTATGAGAGTAAAGATTTGCTGATCTGTGTATCCTTCCACGAAAATTGGATGGGAAGAAAAAAGAAATTGCTTCTGATTGGCATTCAACCTCGATAGGAACCGTTTAATCTTCCACTCATCCTCTGCTTCTAGTTGATCTATATAGCTTGCAGGCCTTTGTGGATGAAAAACGATACAATGCTTCAGATCCTCTACGGTTCGGATATCGACGAAGTAAGGCGAATGTGTAATCAAGAAGAAACACTTTTTATTGTGAGTCGGATCGACGAGGGGGTCGCCAGCAATCCGCCTAATCTCCTGAAGGAGAAAGGTCTGGAATTGAGGGTGCAAATGCAGTTCCGGTTCATCGATAATGAGGCAGTTGTATTCGTCGTCATAGAGGAAGGTCAAAAGCGTAACCAATTCCTTAAGTCCGTGGCACTCTTTTTCCTTTAGTTCGTATTCATCCCCGTGGCTAATATGCTGGAGCTTCGGTTTTAAAAATCCTCCCTCTTCCACTAGCCTGATACGTCTTCCGAACAACTGTGAAAGGACCGCCTCAATTCTTATCCTGACATCAATTCGTTCCTTGAGGATAACAAATGCGTCGGCCGAAAGACCGTAGTCCATTCCCCAACTCTTATAACTCGGAAACTGGCCAATATCAAGACCCCGCTCCATCTGACTATGACTAAAGCCATGATATGTCCGCCTTTCAAGACCAGTAAGACGCTCAGCATTCAGATATCGAGGCTTCATTCCATGAGCCTGACAAATGGTCTTCAGCTTTTCGGCAAAAAGTGTCTTTCCCGTTCCGTTCGGCCCAACTAGGAAATTGACAGTCCCCCATTTATCCTTCTTGAAAATCTGGTCGCCCCATAGATATGGCAAATCAATCGTGACAGTAAGATCCATGGGAGAATCACCTCAACACCTATGCCCTAATATCATTGCAGGCTTATGTCGCGAGGGAATCGCTTTTCCAGACCAACATTGTATCAACGATCAAAGCACTCGTGGACCTCCTAACACGAATAATACACTGCCTAGTAACCTAATACAAATCAGGAACATCGCCTTCCTATTTCCTGGCGAAATGGCGGGAATAGTAAGAATAAGCTCCAGGGACTCACTCTCAACGTCTCCCCCATGAAGGTTTTTGCCGATGCTCAGTTCCAAATAGGGGGCATGGAACATTCAAAGTTAAAACATCTGAACTGGCAGAGCTCCATCCATAACCCCTTGGGCGACTGCCAAAATACCCTCTACGAATCTAGCACTTACAAATACCCCAGCACGATCTTCGCCACCGTTCTCGAAACACACGCCTCAAGATACTCAGCCGGCGGCATCCATGAGCATACCGACTCAAGCACTGTGGTCACTGATTGCAAGATCCTCTCAGGATCAGCACCAGTGAGGATATTGCTGCCGCATTCGATTGTCTCAGGACGTTCTGTGACGTCACGGAGGGTCACATTCGGGACTTTGAAGATGCAACATTCCTCCTGGACAGTGCCACTATCGCTCAACACACAATGAGCATGGCGTTCCAGCTTCACGAAGTCAAAGAACCCCAGCGGCTTCAGGAGGCGAACACGCTCTGATTGTGGGCTGAGGCCTGATCTAGCCAATTTATCCGCCGTCCGCGGATGCAAACTAACCACCATCGGTTCTTGGTAAGTATCTGCAACTAATGCTAAGCCACGTAATAGTTGCTCTAAACGGGTAGGGTCATCGACATTCTCCGCGCGATGGAGTGTAGCTAGAAAGTATTCTTTCGGTGCAACATTCAGGCGGCTTAGCACATTGCTAGAATCAATCTGTTCCCTATAGGCCTCCAGCACTTCATAGATAGGGTTACCTATGACGAAGATACGCTGACGCTCTATACCCTCGCGTAGCAGGTTTTCCTTGCTCCGATGAGTGTACGGCATCAACACGTGACTGCAGTGGTCGATGATCCGGCGATTGATCTCCTCCGGAACGCGGTCATCATAGCACCGGTTTCCTGCCTCCATATGATAGACCGGAATTCTCATACGAGCTGCGACGATCGCTGCCAGTCCGCTGTCAGTGTCGCCCAAGATTAGGAGACGATCTGGCTTTGCTTGAGACAGGACCTCGCCGACACGGGATAATATCTGGCCAGCCTGCTCGGCAAAGCCTGTAGCTTGCACACCAAGATGAATGTCAGGCGGACGTAATCCCAATTCATCAAAGAAGATATCACTTAGATTAGGATCGTAGTTCTGACCCGTATGCACTAAAAGTTGCTCACAGAAGCGGTCCAGCTGTTTGATCACCTGACTGAGGCGGATGATCTCCGGACGCGTCCCAAAAAGAGTCATAACCTTCATGCTAGCACCTCTTCCGGAAGCTGTCCAGCTAGGTATGGGGCCAGTAATTCGCGTAAACCATCATAGTCCAAAGTTACATTAGCCGAGGAATACTCGCCAGTCAAGGCCGGCTTATACTTACAGCCTTCATGCTCCGCTGTGGCAGCTACCTCGCTACCCGAAACCGGCCGCAACTCGGGCAACATCGGGCAGATCACATAGTAACCATCACGCTCAACAGTACGATAAACCTCTTCTTCGGACACCATAATCTCGTGGATCTTCTCCCCCGGACGGATTCCCGTATACACGATTGGTATGTCTTTCCCATTGATAAGCACCTCGGCCAAATCCAGAATACGTGCTGCAGGGACTTTAGGTACATAAATCTCACCGGGCAATGCACCACGAATAGCAGCAAAAACCGTATCTACTGCCTGGTCTAAGGTGAGCAGGAAACGGGTCATCTCTTTCGTCGTGATGGTCACTGGCCCGCCCTTACTGATTTGTTCCAAAAATAGAGGCACTACCGAACCACGCGACGCAATCACGTTTCCATAGCGAACACATACGAAACGTGTCGAGGGACACTCCATGTTCGCCTCAATGAGAATACGTTCCATCAGAGCCTTGGTCATTCCCATAGCATTGATCGGCTTACAGGCCTTATCAGTCGAGATTCCAACTACGGTCTCAACGGGTGTAGCGTTCTCGCAGATTGCGCGGACTAGATTCTGAGCCCCCAATATGTTGGTCTGTACAGCCTGGAAAGGAAAGTATTCGCAAGTCGGTACCTGCTTCAGTGCCGCCGCATGAATAACCACATCAGCCTCACGTACAGCCTGGAGTACCGATGAGTAATCACGTATGTCACCAATACGAAAGCTAAGTAGCTCCTGGAAGTTACGATATATGATTTCATCGGTGGCAGCCTTACGGTTAAGGTACGAAAGACGCATATAGTGTTGTTTGGCC from Bacillota bacterium encodes the following:
- a CDS encoding AAA family ATPase, whose product is MDLTVTIDLPYLWGDQIFKKDKWGTVNFLVGPNGTGKTLFAEKLKTICQAHGMKPRYLNAERLTGLERRTYHGFSHSQMERGLDIGQFPSYKSWGMDYGLSADAFVILKERIDVRIRIEAVLSQLFGRRIRLVEEGGFLKPKLQHISHGDEYELKEKECHGLKELVTLLTFLYDDEYNCLIIDEPELHLHPQFQTFLLQEIRRIAGDPLVDPTHNKKCFFLITHSPYFVDIRTVEDLKHCIVFHPQRPASYIDQLEAEDEWKIKRFLSRLNANQKQFLFSSHPIFVEGYTDQQIFTLIQEKRGRLLGASGSCIIDVGGKDEMDLFFRLCRKLDIEAAFIADLDTLFNGRLRQSTSYDCRSRDYLQNEGVGVDLMSRIGEMEKAIDECLRGVGVELLKPDVAVSESFPQFCEAFHRIQEARDEDKRPKLRYAFLLALRFISQEIKRLTPTEAERIDFIIGRFGKILEAFRRCGVYLLSRGTLESYLSGYAGNIYLPPGETKKSEAYERERDYLLTVELSEEQFRHRYGELLDILDEASRPVRVDPTLHLSYAIGDWIYKVQSAFARGEVRDKDSLQRNAAIEWSLYSRIMDILEFSLTSEGFECRMRLKVLVDPEEREFRFTNATLPADYRLEPTGTVMA
- the wecB gene encoding UDP-N-acetylglucosamine 2-epimerase (non-hydrolyzing), with translation MKVMTLFGTRPEIIRLSQVIKQLDRFCEQLLVHTGQNYDPNLSDIFFDELGLRPPDIHLGVQATGFAEQAGQILSRVGEVLSQAKPDRLLILGDTDSGLAAIVAARMRIPVYHMEAGNRCYDDRVPEEINRRIIDHCSHVLMPYTHRSKENLLREGIERQRIFVIGNPIYEVLEAYREQIDSSNVLSRLNVAPKEYFLATLHRAENVDDPTRLEQLLRGLALVADTYQEPMVVSLHPRTADKLARSGLSPQSERVRLLKPLGFFDFVKLERHAHCVLSDSGTVQEECCIFKVPNVTLRDVTERPETIECGSNILTGADPERILQSVTTVLESVCSWMPPAEYLEACVSRTVAKIVLGYL
- a CDS encoding polysaccharide biosynthesis protein — its product is MSNGGVSVNLEGKRILVTGGTGSLGRTAVRRLLTGEMGRPAKITVFSRDEAKQHYMRLSYLNRKAATDEIIYRNFQELLSFRIGDIRDYSSVLQAVREADVVIHAAALKQVPTCEYFPFQAVQTNILGAQNLVRAICENATPVETVVGISTDKACKPINAMGMTKALMERILIEANMECPSTRFVCVRYGNVIASRGSVVPLFLEQISKGGPVTITTKEMTRFLLTLDQAVDTVFAAIRGALPGEIYVPKVPAARILDLAEVLINGKDIPIVYTGIRPGEKIHEIMVSEEEVYRTVERDGYYVICPMLPELRPVSGSEVAATAEHEGCKYKPALTGEYSSANVTLDYDGLRELLAPYLAGQLPEEVLA